In Aegilops tauschii subsp. strangulata cultivar AL8/78 chromosome 3, Aet v6.0, whole genome shotgun sequence, one genomic interval encodes:
- the LOC109738822 gene encoding uncharacterized protein, producing the protein MEEVRRLEEHFDGLQTEHVPRAKNSIADHLSKCAAQKLPVEPRTFVFHLTQPSVSPSALARKRRKINTGKHSPAELPKAASEKVAGGNPMLAGELRSPAELQVLAIEASSPTVEEMPLVFVVEPQALAWVQHIVQFSKTGELPDNPEESEKVARQSSMYQFVGDILYRKRPNGMKLKCISQEDGLMLLAEIHGGVCGSHPGSRALVGKDFRQGFY; encoded by the coding sequence ATGGAAGAGGTGAGGAGGCTAGAGGAGCACTTTGATGGGTTACAAACAGAACACGTACCCCGTGCGAAAAACAGCATTGCTGACCACCTGTCAAAGTGcgctgcgcagaagcttcctgtggaaccaagAACTTTTGTATTCCACCTAACCCAACCATCAGTTTCTCCATCAGCATTGGCCAGGAAAAGAAGAAAAATCAACACTGGCAAACATTCCCCGGCAGAGCTCCCTAAAGCCGCTAGTGAGAAGGTTGCCGGGGGAAACCCTATGCTAGCTGGCGAGCTGCGTTCTCCGGCAGAACTTCAAGTTCTTGCTATCGAGGCAAGCTCTCCCACAGTAGAGGAGATGCCTTTAGTCTTTGTCGTCGAGCCTCAAGCTCTGGCATGGGTGCAACATATAGTCCAATTCTCGAAAACTGGAGAACTTCCTGACAATCCAGAGGAATCTGAGAAAGTGGCCCGGCAATCGagtatgtaccagtttgtggGCGACATTCTGTACAGAAAGAGGCCAAATGGCATGAAGCTAAAGTGTATCAGTCAAGAAGATGGACTAatgctgttggcagagatacatggaggtgtGTGTGGCTCACATCCGGGATCAAGAGCACTTGTCGGGAAAGATTTTCGGCAAGGATTCTATtag